Proteins from a single region of Harpia harpyja isolate bHarHar1 chromosome 14, bHarHar1 primary haplotype, whole genome shotgun sequence:
- the NPTX1 gene encoding neuronal pentraxin-1, giving the protein MAAGPPGGSLRFFLLFLLLLSLLCLRGRGQSFGQTRFICTSVPLDGDMCAATAPGTGSAEELKSTVLQLRETVLQQKETIMNQKETIRELTAKLGRCESQSVLEGLPGEAKGGGAGRKAGFSKNTMGDLSRAPAAETLSQLGQTLQSLKTRLENLEQFSRMNSSSQTNNLKDILQNKIDDLERQVLSRVNSLEEGKFNPKNESEERGKIESTLTSLHQRISDLEKGQKDNRPPDRFQLTFPLRTNYMYAKVKKSLPEMYAFSVCMWMKSNASPGMGTPFSYAVPGQANELVLIEWGNNPMEILINDKVAKLPFVINDGKWHHICVTWTTRDGVWEAYQDGTQTGSGENLAPYHPIKPQGVLVLGQEQDTLGGGFDATQAFVGELAHFNVWDRKLSPGEVYSLATCSTKALAGNVIAWAEANIDIYGGATKWTFEACRQLN; this is encoded by the exons ATGGCGGCGGGGCCCCCCGGCGGCAGCCtccgcttcttcctcctcttcctcctcctcctctcgctGCTCTGCCTGCGCGGCCGCGGGCAGAGCTTCGGGCAGACGCGGTTCATCTGCACCTCGGTGCCGCTGGACGGGGACATGTGCGCTGCCACCGCGCCGGGCACCGGCTCCGCCGAGGAGCTGAAAAGTACGGTGCTGCAACTGCGGGAAACGGTGCTGCAGCAGAAGGAGACCATCATGAACCAGAAGGAGACCATCCGTGAGCTGACGGCCAAACTGGGCCGCTGCGAGAGCCAGAGCGTGCTGGAGGGGCTGCCCGGCGAGGCCAAGGGCGGGGGGGCCGGCAGGAAGGCCGGCTTCTCCAAAAACACCATGGGGGACCTGTCGCGGGCGCCCGCCGCCGAGACCCTCAGCCAGCTGGGGCAGACGCTGCAGTCCCTCAAGACCAGGCTGGAGAACCTGGAG cagttcagcaggaTGAACTCCTCCAGCCAGACCAACAACCTGAAGGACATCCTGCAGAACAAAATCGACGACCTGGAGCGGCAGGTGCTGTCCCGGGTGAACAGCCTGGAGGAGGGGAAGTTCAACCCCAAGAACGAGTCCGAGGAGCGCGGCAAGATCGAGAGCACCCTCACGTCGCTGCACCAGCGCATCAGCGACCTGGAGAAAG GCCAGAAGGACAACCGGCCCCCGGACAGGTTCCAGCTCACCTTCCCGCTGCGCACCAACTACATGTACGCCAAGGTGAAGAAGAGCCTGCCCGAGATGTACGCCTTCAGCGTCTGCATGTGGATGAAGTCCAACGCCTCCCCTGGCATGGGCACCCCCTTTTCCTATGCTGTGCCCGGGCAGGCTAACGAGCTGGTGCTCATTGAGTGGGGCAACAACCCTATGGAGATCCTCATCAATGACAAG GTGGCCAAACTGCCCTTTGTCATCAACGACGGCAAGTGGCACCACATCTGCGTCACCTGGACCACACGGGACGGCGTGTGGGAAGCCTACCAGGACGGCACGCAGACCGGCAGCGGCGAGAACCTGGCACCCTACCACCCCATCAAGCCCCAGGGGGTCCTGgtcctggggcaggagcag GACACGCTGGGCGGCGGGTTCGACGCCACGCAAGCCTTCGTGGGGGAGCTGGCCCACTTCAACGTGTGGGACAGAAAGCTGAGCCCCGGGGAGGTGTACAGCCTGGCCACCTGCAGCACCAAGGCGCTCGCGGGCAACGTCATCGCGTGGGCCGAGGCCAACATCGACATCTACGGCGGGGCCACCAAGTGGACTTTCGAGGCCTGTCGCCAGCTCAACTAG